A single region of the Sciurus carolinensis chromosome 14, mSciCar1.2, whole genome shotgun sequence genome encodes:
- the Traf2 gene encoding TNF receptor-associated factor 2 isoform X1, producing MAAASVTPPGSLDLLQPGFSKTLLGTKLEAKYLCSACRNVLRRPFQAQCGHRYCSFCLTSILSSGPQNCAACVHEGIYEEGVSILESSSAFPDNAARREVESLPAICPNDGCTWKGTLKEYESCHEGLCPFLLTECPACKGLVRLGEKERHAEQECPERNLDCQHCQEPCGHAGLEAHHEVCPKFPLTCEGCGKKKIPREKFQDHIRTCGKCRVPCRFRSVGCPEMVEAEGLQEHEAEQLREHLALLLGSLLEAQALPGCQSQVQPELLQRCQTLEQKTATFENIVCVLNREVERVAVTAEACSRQHRLDQDKIEALSNKVQQLERSIGLKDLAMADLEQKVLELEASTYDGIFIWKISDFARKRQEAVAGRTPAIFSPAFYTSRYGYKMCLRVYLNGDGTGRGTHLSLFFVVMKGPNDALLRWPFNQKVTLMLLDQNNREHVIDAFRPDITSSSFQRPVSDMNIASGCPLFCPVSKMEAKNSYVRDDAIFIKAIVDLTGL from the exons ATGGCTGCAGCCAGTGTGACCCCCCCTGGCTCCCTAGACCTGCTGCAGCCTGGCTTCTCCAAGACCCTCCTGGGGACCAAGCTAGAGGCCAAGTATTTGTGCTCTGCCTGCAGAAACGTCCTACGGAGGCCCTTCCAGGCCCAGTGTGGCCATCGCTACTGCTCATTCTGTCTAACCAGCATCCTCAG CTCCGGGCCTCAGAATTGTGCTGCCTGTGTTCATGAGGGCATATACGAGGAAGGTGTTTCTATTTTAGAAAGCAGTTCG GCTTTTCCAGATAATGCTGCCCGCAGGGAGGTGGAGAGCCTGCCGGCCATCTGTCCCAATGATGGGTGCACTTGGAAGGGGACCTTGAAGGAATATGAG AGCTGCCACGAAGGACTCTGCCCATTCCTCCTGACTGAGTGCCCTGCGTGTAAAGGCCTGGTCCGCCTTGGGGAGAAAGAGCGCCACGCCGAACAGGAGTGCCCAGAGAGGAACCTGGACTGCCAGCACTGCCAGGAGCCCTGTGGCCATGCAGGCCTGGAG GCACACCATGAGGTCTGCCCCAAGTTCCCCTTGACCTGCGAAGGCTGTGGCAAAAAGAAGATCCCTCGGGAGAAG TTTCAGGACCACATCAGGACATGTGGCAAGTGCCGAGTCCCCTGCAGATTCCGTTCTGTTGGCTGCCCCGAGATG GTGGAGGCTGAGGGGCTGCAGGAGCACGAGGCAGAGCAGCTGCGGGAGCACCTGGCCCTGCTGCTGGGCTCCCTCCTGGAGGCACAGGCTCTCCCAGGGTGCCAGAGCCAGGTGCAGCCAGAGCTGCTGCAGCGGTGCCAGACCCTGGAGCAAAAGACGGCTACCTTTGAGAACATTGTCTGTGTCCTGAACCGAGAGGTGGAGAGGGTGGCCGTGACTGCCGAGGCCTGCAGCAGGCAGCACCGGCTAGACCAGGACAAGATCGAAGCCCTGAGCAACAAG GTGCAGCAGCTGGAGAGGAGCATTGGCCTGAAGGACCTGGCCATGGCTGACCTGGAGCAGAAGGTGCTGGAATTGGAGGCATCCACTTACGATGGGATCTTTATCTGGAAGATCTCAGACTTTGCCAGGAAGCGCCAGGAGGCTGTGGCCGGCCGCACCCCTGCCATCTTCTCCCCAG CCTTCTACACCAGCAGGTATGGCTACAAGATGTGTCTGCGCGTCTACCTGAACGGTGATGGCACCGGGAGAGGAACACATCTGTCTCTCTTCTTTGTGGTGATGAAAGGCCCCAATGACGCCCTCCTGCGGTGGCCCTTCAACCAGAAG GTGACGTTGATGCTGCTGGACCAGAACAACCGGGAGCATGTGATCGATGCCTTCAGGCCCGACATAACCTCATCCTCCTTCCAGAGGCCGGTCAGTGACATGAACATTGCCAGCGGCTGCCCCCTCTTCTGTCCCGTATCCAAGATGGAGGCCAAAAATTCCTACGTGCGAGATGATGCCATCTTCATCAAGGCCATTGTGGACCTGACTGGGCTGTAG
- the Traf2 gene encoding TNF receptor-associated factor 2 isoform X2 yields the protein MAAASVTPPGSLDLLQPGFSKTLLGTKLEAKYLCSACRNVLRRPFQAQCGHRYCSFCLTSILSSGPQNCAACVHEGIYEEGVSILESSSAFPDNAARREVESLPAICPNDGCTWKGTLKEYESCHEGLCPFLLTECPACKGLVRLGEKERHAEQECPERNLDCQHCQEPCGHAGLEAHHEVCPKFPLTCEGCGKKKIPREKFQDHIRTCGKCRVPCRFRSVGCPEMVEAEGLQEHEAEQLREHLALLLGSLLEAQALPGCQSQVQPELLQRCQTLEQKTATFENIVCVLNREVERVAVTAEACSRQHRLDQDKIEALSNKVQQLERSIGLKDLAMADLEQKVLELEASTYDGIFIWKISDFARKRQEAVAGRTPAIFSPAFYTSRYGYKMCLRVYLNGDGTGRGTHLSLFFVVMKGPNDALLRWPFNQKRPVSDMNIASGCPLFCPVSKMEAKNSYVRDDAIFIKAIVDLTGL from the exons ATGGCTGCAGCCAGTGTGACCCCCCCTGGCTCCCTAGACCTGCTGCAGCCTGGCTTCTCCAAGACCCTCCTGGGGACCAAGCTAGAGGCCAAGTATTTGTGCTCTGCCTGCAGAAACGTCCTACGGAGGCCCTTCCAGGCCCAGTGTGGCCATCGCTACTGCTCATTCTGTCTAACCAGCATCCTCAG CTCCGGGCCTCAGAATTGTGCTGCCTGTGTTCATGAGGGCATATACGAGGAAGGTGTTTCTATTTTAGAAAGCAGTTCG GCTTTTCCAGATAATGCTGCCCGCAGGGAGGTGGAGAGCCTGCCGGCCATCTGTCCCAATGATGGGTGCACTTGGAAGGGGACCTTGAAGGAATATGAG AGCTGCCACGAAGGACTCTGCCCATTCCTCCTGACTGAGTGCCCTGCGTGTAAAGGCCTGGTCCGCCTTGGGGAGAAAGAGCGCCACGCCGAACAGGAGTGCCCAGAGAGGAACCTGGACTGCCAGCACTGCCAGGAGCCCTGTGGCCATGCAGGCCTGGAG GCACACCATGAGGTCTGCCCCAAGTTCCCCTTGACCTGCGAAGGCTGTGGCAAAAAGAAGATCCCTCGGGAGAAG TTTCAGGACCACATCAGGACATGTGGCAAGTGCCGAGTCCCCTGCAGATTCCGTTCTGTTGGCTGCCCCGAGATG GTGGAGGCTGAGGGGCTGCAGGAGCACGAGGCAGAGCAGCTGCGGGAGCACCTGGCCCTGCTGCTGGGCTCCCTCCTGGAGGCACAGGCTCTCCCAGGGTGCCAGAGCCAGGTGCAGCCAGAGCTGCTGCAGCGGTGCCAGACCCTGGAGCAAAAGACGGCTACCTTTGAGAACATTGTCTGTGTCCTGAACCGAGAGGTGGAGAGGGTGGCCGTGACTGCCGAGGCCTGCAGCAGGCAGCACCGGCTAGACCAGGACAAGATCGAAGCCCTGAGCAACAAG GTGCAGCAGCTGGAGAGGAGCATTGGCCTGAAGGACCTGGCCATGGCTGACCTGGAGCAGAAGGTGCTGGAATTGGAGGCATCCACTTACGATGGGATCTTTATCTGGAAGATCTCAGACTTTGCCAGGAAGCGCCAGGAGGCTGTGGCCGGCCGCACCCCTGCCATCTTCTCCCCAG CCTTCTACACCAGCAGGTATGGCTACAAGATGTGTCTGCGCGTCTACCTGAACGGTGATGGCACCGGGAGAGGAACACATCTGTCTCTCTTCTTTGTGGTGATGAAAGGCCCCAATGACGCCCTCCTGCGGTGGCCCTTCAACCAGAAG AGGCCGGTCAGTGACATGAACATTGCCAGCGGCTGCCCCCTCTTCTGTCCCGTATCCAAGATGGAGGCCAAAAATTCCTACGTGCGAGATGATGCCATCTTCATCAAGGCCATTGTGGACCTGACTGGGCTGTAG
- the Traf2 gene encoding TNF receptor-associated factor 2 isoform X3: MVGDSSGPQNCAACVHEGIYEEGVSILESSSAFPDNAARREVESLPAICPNDGCTWKGTLKEYESCHEGLCPFLLTECPACKGLVRLGEKERHAEQECPERNLDCQHCQEPCGHAGLEAHHEVCPKFPLTCEGCGKKKIPREKFQDHIRTCGKCRVPCRFRSVGCPEMVEAEGLQEHEAEQLREHLALLLGSLLEAQALPGCQSQVQPELLQRCQTLEQKTATFENIVCVLNREVERVAVTAEACSRQHRLDQDKIEALSNKVQQLERSIGLKDLAMADLEQKVLELEASTYDGIFIWKISDFARKRQEAVAGRTPAIFSPAFYTSRYGYKMCLRVYLNGDGTGRGTHLSLFFVVMKGPNDALLRWPFNQKVTLMLLDQNNREHVIDAFRPDITSSSFQRPVSDMNIASGCPLFCPVSKMEAKNSYVRDDAIFIKAIVDLTGL; encoded by the exons ATGGTTGGGGACAG CTCCGGGCCTCAGAATTGTGCTGCCTGTGTTCATGAGGGCATATACGAGGAAGGTGTTTCTATTTTAGAAAGCAGTTCG GCTTTTCCAGATAATGCTGCCCGCAGGGAGGTGGAGAGCCTGCCGGCCATCTGTCCCAATGATGGGTGCACTTGGAAGGGGACCTTGAAGGAATATGAG AGCTGCCACGAAGGACTCTGCCCATTCCTCCTGACTGAGTGCCCTGCGTGTAAAGGCCTGGTCCGCCTTGGGGAGAAAGAGCGCCACGCCGAACAGGAGTGCCCAGAGAGGAACCTGGACTGCCAGCACTGCCAGGAGCCCTGTGGCCATGCAGGCCTGGAG GCACACCATGAGGTCTGCCCCAAGTTCCCCTTGACCTGCGAAGGCTGTGGCAAAAAGAAGATCCCTCGGGAGAAG TTTCAGGACCACATCAGGACATGTGGCAAGTGCCGAGTCCCCTGCAGATTCCGTTCTGTTGGCTGCCCCGAGATG GTGGAGGCTGAGGGGCTGCAGGAGCACGAGGCAGAGCAGCTGCGGGAGCACCTGGCCCTGCTGCTGGGCTCCCTCCTGGAGGCACAGGCTCTCCCAGGGTGCCAGAGCCAGGTGCAGCCAGAGCTGCTGCAGCGGTGCCAGACCCTGGAGCAAAAGACGGCTACCTTTGAGAACATTGTCTGTGTCCTGAACCGAGAGGTGGAGAGGGTGGCCGTGACTGCCGAGGCCTGCAGCAGGCAGCACCGGCTAGACCAGGACAAGATCGAAGCCCTGAGCAACAAG GTGCAGCAGCTGGAGAGGAGCATTGGCCTGAAGGACCTGGCCATGGCTGACCTGGAGCAGAAGGTGCTGGAATTGGAGGCATCCACTTACGATGGGATCTTTATCTGGAAGATCTCAGACTTTGCCAGGAAGCGCCAGGAGGCTGTGGCCGGCCGCACCCCTGCCATCTTCTCCCCAG CCTTCTACACCAGCAGGTATGGCTACAAGATGTGTCTGCGCGTCTACCTGAACGGTGATGGCACCGGGAGAGGAACACATCTGTCTCTCTTCTTTGTGGTGATGAAAGGCCCCAATGACGCCCTCCTGCGGTGGCCCTTCAACCAGAAG GTGACGTTGATGCTGCTGGACCAGAACAACCGGGAGCATGTGATCGATGCCTTCAGGCCCGACATAACCTCATCCTCCTTCCAGAGGCCGGTCAGTGACATGAACATTGCCAGCGGCTGCCCCCTCTTCTGTCCCGTATCCAAGATGGAGGCCAAAAATTCCTACGTGCGAGATGATGCCATCTTCATCAAGGCCATTGTGGACCTGACTGGGCTGTAG